CTTCACTATATGCAGCCCATTTCTTCAATTTAGAAACCGGACGACAAGAAGAAAATTTCACCACGTCCCCTAATTTATACTGATTGTTTTCATCATGCACCTGATAGTTTTTATATAAACGAATACGTTTTCTATATTTGGCATGCTCTTTGATCGTTTTCACTCTTACAGTAATGGTCTTATCGTT
The genomic region above belongs to Alphaproteobacteria bacterium and contains:
- the rpsQ gene encoding 30S ribosomal protein S17 produces the protein MANRIMEGKVVRDQNDKTITVRVKTIKEHAKYRKRIRLYKNYQVHDENNQYKLGDVVKFSSCRPVSKLKKWAAYSEGEKK